One Kribbella sp. NBC_00662 genomic region harbors:
- a CDS encoding phosphotransferase — MIRSVHALHDDQGPWRLRVVVRGRERQLVLRSLTPRIDAELIATGAAALEVAEVHGLRAPRLVAKDLDSCLPATLETVATGNTTWPRTVPVARLRAAGAALAQVHAIRLEPGPRLPLRTRPIAVDDFARDRRLGHLPTSPLLRQADELIQSISRPEGETVFVHGDVWPGNLTSTCTLIDWKTAGVGNPGVDLGELRKQIAITYGATTADIVEAWESASGGPATDIPYWDAVAALNTPTTLYSPEATARRDAFLRAALSQL; from the coding sequence GTGATCAGGTCGGTGCACGCGCTGCACGACGACCAGGGACCCTGGCGGCTGAGGGTCGTCGTACGTGGTCGTGAAAGACAGCTCGTACTGCGTTCGCTGACGCCACGCATCGACGCCGAGTTGATCGCCACGGGTGCGGCTGCGCTCGAGGTCGCCGAAGTACACGGGTTGCGGGCGCCGCGGCTCGTCGCGAAGGACCTCGACAGTTGCTTGCCCGCAACCCTCGAGACTGTTGCTACAGGCAACACGACCTGGCCGCGCACAGTGCCCGTCGCCCGGCTCCGTGCTGCTGGTGCCGCGCTTGCACAGGTCCACGCGATCCGGCTGGAGCCCGGCCCTCGCCTCCCGCTCCGAACACGCCCGATCGCGGTCGACGACTTCGCCAGGGACCGGCGCTTGGGCCACCTGCCGACGTCGCCACTCCTCAGACAAGCAGACGAGCTGATCCAGAGCATCTCCCGGCCGGAGGGCGAGACCGTCTTCGTCCACGGCGATGTCTGGCCAGGCAACCTGACCAGCACCTGCACCCTGATCGACTGGAAAACAGCCGGCGTCGGCAACCCCGGCGTAGACCTCGGCGAGCTCCGCAAGCAGATAGCCATCACGTACGGCGCGACAACCGCGGACATCGTGGAAGCCTGGGAGTCAGCCTCCGGCGGGCCGGCCACAGACATCCCGTACTGGGACGCAGTCGCCGCTCTCAATACCCCAACGACCCTGTACAGCCCGGAGGCCACCGCCAGGCGTGACGCCTTCCTGCGGGCAGCCCTCAGCCAGCTCTAA
- a CDS encoding helix-turn-helix transcriptional regulator, which produces MSHKDDVREFLTSRRAKVTPEQVGLPTFGDKRRVAGLRREEVALLAGVSADYYIRLERGNLAGVSEQVLDSLAKALRLDDAERAHLFDLARASTGPVRGSRRTTVSKVRPGVLRLLEALATPAYVRNARTDILAVNDLALVLYDGILDRERLPMNLARLLFLDHRAPEFFLDWETVADDSVAALRAEAGRNPHDKSLTDLVGELATRSDEFRTRWARHNVKYHRTAAKRLHNSLVGDLELTGEAMELPGDGLVIITYTAEPDSPAAESLRFLSSWATQHSEA; this is translated from the coding sequence GTGAGCCACAAGGACGACGTACGGGAGTTCCTCACCAGCCGGCGGGCGAAGGTGACGCCGGAGCAAGTCGGGCTGCCCACGTTCGGCGACAAGCGCCGCGTGGCTGGGCTGCGCCGCGAAGAGGTCGCCCTGCTCGCCGGTGTCAGCGCCGACTATTACATCCGGCTCGAACGCGGCAACCTCGCCGGCGTCTCGGAACAAGTCCTCGACTCGCTGGCGAAAGCACTACGCCTCGACGATGCCGAGCGCGCCCACCTGTTCGACCTCGCCCGCGCCTCGACCGGCCCGGTGCGCGGCTCACGCCGTACGACCGTGTCCAAGGTGCGCCCCGGAGTACTGCGGCTGCTCGAGGCGCTCGCCACCCCGGCGTACGTCCGGAACGCCCGCACCGACATCCTCGCCGTCAACGACCTCGCGCTCGTCCTGTACGACGGCATCCTCGACCGCGAGCGCCTGCCGATGAACCTTGCCAGGCTCCTGTTCCTCGACCACCGTGCGCCCGAGTTCTTCCTGGACTGGGAGACCGTCGCCGACGACTCGGTCGCGGCCCTCCGTGCAGAGGCGGGCCGCAACCCGCACGACAAGAGCCTGACCGACCTCGTCGGCGAGCTCGCGACCAGAAGCGACGAGTTCCGCACGCGGTGGGCGCGCCACAACGTCAAGTACCACCGCACCGCCGCGAAACGGCTGCACAACTCCCTGGTCGGCGACCTCGAACTCACCGGCGAAGCCATGGAACTGCCGGGCGACGGCCTGGTCATCATCACCTACACGGCCGAACCCGACAGCCCGGCCGCGGAGTCCCTACGCTTCCTCTCCAGTTGGGCCACCCAACACAGCGAGGCGTAG
- a CDS encoding Type 1 glutamine amidotransferase-like domain-containing protein → MKLLLTSAGIHNATIEDALVELLGKPIAESTALVIPTAIYPFRGGQFGAYRMISGNGPSRFTDVGWKSVGVLELSVLPSIEEDAWVPVVREADALLFWGGDPVFLANWMRRSGLTDLLPTLRPEAVYVGVSAGAIAAASTFVETYTEPPLSTDGPLESESVVFSTPEGDIDRTLVTARGAGLVDFAVIPHFEHPDHLDASLPNAKEWAAHIPAPTYAIDDDSAVKVVDGTVEVVSEGQWKLFTP, encoded by the coding sequence ATGAAGCTTCTGTTGACTTCTGCCGGGATTCACAACGCGACGATCGAGGATGCGCTGGTCGAGCTGCTGGGGAAGCCGATCGCGGAATCCACCGCGCTCGTCATCCCGACCGCCATCTACCCGTTCCGCGGTGGGCAGTTCGGGGCGTATCGGATGATCTCCGGGAACGGTCCTTCGCGTTTCACCGACGTCGGCTGGAAGTCCGTGGGCGTCCTCGAACTCTCGGTGCTGCCGAGTATCGAAGAGGATGCGTGGGTGCCGGTCGTCCGCGAGGCCGACGCGCTGCTGTTCTGGGGTGGCGACCCGGTCTTCCTCGCCAACTGGATGCGGCGCTCCGGGCTCACCGATCTCCTGCCGACCCTGCGCCCCGAGGCCGTGTACGTCGGGGTCAGCGCCGGAGCCATCGCCGCCGCCTCCACCTTCGTCGAGACCTACACCGAGCCACCCCTGAGCACCGACGGACCGCTCGAGTCCGAGAGCGTCGTCTTCAGCACACCCGAGGGCGACATCGACAGGACCCTGGTCACCGCCCGAGGCGCCGGGCTGGTCGACTTCGCGGTCATCCCGCACTTCGAGCACCCGGACCACCTCGACGCATCGTTGCCCAACGCAAAGGAATGGGCGGCACACATCCCGGCACCGACGTACGCGATCGACGACGACTCCGCCGTCAAGGTGGTCGACGGCACCGTCGAGGTCGTCTCCGAGGGACAGTGGAAACTGTTCACTCCCTAG
- a CDS encoding GNAT family N-acetyltransferase — translation MNARVFRDTYGVPQLQAGDPLALVYLQGVNAARDRAWQIELERRRYLGTSAAFLGAEAAAWDVFARQARLADTAQRCFEALDDETREWVTAYVEGVNHALPGGALRAPEFAETGLTLQEWEPWAPLGIWLAVHVLFAGFPTKLWRTHVARHLGEDALDLFSSEGPHGAGSNGWLIPGSHTASGQAIVAGDPHRYVESPGVYQQIRLTCPEYDVLGLAVPGIPGLAHFGHTGGVAWAITNAMADYQDLYAERLRRTPGGVEALGPDGWKPAAAHVEVVEVAGADPISVEVIETERGPIIQDGISLRYPPRVTGRLGFEVMARLLRATTVADVDAAFDEWVEPVNVVLAADTAGRLLHRTAGLVPQRHESNRMRVVPAWEASHQWDGWYEPMPRADVDGPAVMANARELAAPLGVEFAALHRSARIRELVNARTDWSVDDMPSIHKDTFLGSAGAVLDLLVDLDDLSTQAVALRTELLDWDRRMDAASTTASSYAALRKALISRLTDHFTVLENAEVGELFAPWMDPLTHVSYALENLVAADLPGIDLGWLAREALEEVAARKPRPPWGETHQLSPLHALRGPVFGRDEEPYDLALSGDHHCVMSTSSLPGLTDVCIRASAARYAWDLADRSSSAWVVPLGASGVLGDRHHHDQLPLWLGGSLAPAVGPASREDRGYSVEVDGFGTVRLEEADPGRDLDLIYEWVTAERATYWGMGELSRDEVAATYQFLDSVPTHHVYVVRLDDVPVALLQTYDPQADPAGTAYEIKAGDLGLHLLIAPGDPRPGFTANLLKALAEFVFVHLGHPRLVVEPDVRNTRAIARFHRTGFTLGPQAKIPQPDGSTKTAQFAFLTKPQFMAALGR, via the coding sequence GTGAATGCGAGAGTGTTCCGGGACACGTACGGCGTGCCACAGCTCCAGGCCGGAGACCCTCTCGCGTTGGTGTATCTGCAGGGTGTGAATGCCGCGCGGGATCGGGCCTGGCAGATCGAACTCGAGCGCCGGCGGTACCTCGGAACCAGCGCCGCGTTCCTCGGGGCGGAGGCTGCCGCGTGGGACGTGTTCGCGCGACAGGCTCGGTTGGCTGATACGGCGCAGCGGTGCTTCGAGGCGCTCGACGACGAGACGCGCGAGTGGGTCACGGCGTACGTCGAAGGTGTGAATCACGCGCTGCCGGGTGGGGCGCTGCGGGCTCCGGAGTTCGCGGAGACCGGATTGACGTTGCAGGAGTGGGAGCCGTGGGCGCCGCTCGGGATCTGGCTGGCGGTGCATGTGCTCTTCGCCGGCTTCCCGACGAAGTTGTGGCGGACTCATGTCGCGCGGCATCTCGGTGAGGACGCGTTGGATCTGTTCTCGTCCGAGGGGCCGCATGGCGCCGGGAGCAACGGGTGGCTGATCCCGGGGTCGCATACCGCGTCGGGTCAGGCGATCGTGGCGGGTGATCCGCACCGGTACGTCGAGAGCCCGGGCGTCTACCAGCAGATCCGGCTGACGTGCCCGGAGTACGACGTACTGGGTCTCGCGGTTCCGGGTATTCCTGGGCTGGCGCACTTCGGGCACACGGGTGGGGTCGCTTGGGCGATCACGAATGCGATGGCGGACTATCAGGATCTGTATGCCGAGCGGCTCCGCCGGACTCCCGGTGGTGTCGAGGCCTTGGGTCCGGACGGGTGGAAGCCGGCGGCTGCGCATGTCGAGGTGGTCGAGGTCGCCGGGGCGGATCCGATCTCCGTGGAGGTCATCGAGACCGAGCGTGGTCCGATCATCCAGGACGGCATCAGTCTGCGATACCCGCCGCGGGTCACCGGGCGGCTCGGGTTCGAGGTGATGGCTCGGTTGCTTCGGGCAACCACTGTGGCGGATGTCGACGCCGCCTTCGACGAGTGGGTCGAGCCGGTGAATGTGGTGCTCGCGGCTGACACCGCGGGTAGGCTGCTGCATCGGACGGCAGGGCTGGTGCCGCAGCGGCATGAGAGCAACCGGATGCGCGTCGTACCGGCTTGGGAGGCTTCGCATCAGTGGGACGGGTGGTACGAGCCGATGCCGCGGGCGGACGTGGACGGGCCTGCGGTGATGGCGAACGCTCGTGAGCTGGCGGCGCCGTTGGGGGTCGAGTTCGCCGCGTTGCATCGTTCGGCGCGGATCCGCGAACTGGTGAATGCCCGCACCGACTGGTCGGTCGACGACATGCCGTCGATCCACAAGGACACGTTCCTCGGGTCGGCCGGTGCCGTCCTCGACCTCCTGGTCGACCTCGACGACCTGTCCACGCAGGCCGTTGCCCTGCGCACCGAACTGCTCGACTGGGACCGCCGCATGGACGCGGCGAGCACGACGGCCTCGTCGTACGCCGCTTTGCGCAAGGCGCTGATCTCTCGGCTCACGGATCATTTCACGGTCCTGGAGAATGCCGAGGTCGGCGAGCTGTTCGCACCGTGGATGGACCCGCTGACGCACGTTTCCTACGCGCTGGAGAACCTGGTCGCGGCAGACCTCCCGGGGATCGATCTCGGCTGGTTGGCGCGGGAGGCTCTGGAGGAGGTTGCGGCTCGGAAGCCGCGACCGCCGTGGGGCGAGACGCATCAGCTCTCGCCGCTGCATGCGTTGCGCGGTCCGGTGTTCGGGCGGGACGAGGAGCCTTACGATCTGGCGCTTTCCGGCGATCATCACTGCGTCATGTCGACGTCGAGCCTGCCCGGGCTGACCGACGTCTGCATCCGTGCGTCGGCGGCGCGGTATGCGTGGGACCTGGCCGATCGTTCGTCGAGTGCGTGGGTGGTGCCGCTCGGCGCGTCCGGCGTACTCGGGGATCGGCATCATCATGACCAGCTGCCGTTGTGGCTGGGTGGCTCGTTGGCTCCGGCCGTCGGTCCGGCGAGTCGCGAGGATCGCGGCTACTCGGTTGAGGTGGACGGTTTCGGGACGGTCCGGCTCGAGGAGGCCGATCCTGGGCGCGACCTCGATCTCATCTACGAGTGGGTGACGGCCGAGCGGGCGACGTACTGGGGCATGGGCGAACTGTCGCGGGACGAGGTCGCTGCGACGTACCAGTTCCTGGATTCGGTGCCGACGCATCACGTGTACGTCGTACGGCTGGACGACGTACCGGTCGCGCTGCTGCAGACCTATGACCCGCAGGCCGATCCGGCTGGGACGGCGTACGAGATCAAGGCCGGCGATCTCGGGCTGCATCTGTTGATCGCGCCCGGTGACCCGCGGCCCGGCTTCACCGCCAACCTGCTCAAGGCCCTTGCAGAGTTCGTGTTCGTGCACCTCGGGCACCCGCGCCTTGTGGTCGAACCTGACGTCCGAAACACCCGCGCCATCGCCCGCTTCCACCGCACCGGCTTCACCCTCGGCCCCCAAGCCAAGATCCCCCAACCCGACGGCTCCACCAAAACCGCCCAATTCGCCTTCCTCACCAAACCCCAATTCATGGCTGCCCTGGGCAGGTAG
- a CDS encoding siderophore-interacting protein, giving the protein MGHGWEGVVLKLFRGKDFVFTVTGAEQVTERYRRVHFTDGGLLRAIGVHPTMWVRLWFDNAGKPHQRAYTLVDPDVEAGTFSLEFALHDGCASDWSRKAEPGDTIEATVQGTGFEVPDPLPPRMLVIGDPASLPAINSLLAVAPKLPATIWFETTHDLDHELPFRIDPAHHELRKVPRPTMVENVKAELKNEISPDSFVWIACDTATTRTLTSYILKDLAVPKHRVKSLGYWKAA; this is encoded by the coding sequence GTGGGGCACGGTTGGGAAGGCGTGGTGCTCAAGCTGTTCCGCGGGAAGGACTTCGTCTTCACCGTGACAGGTGCCGAACAGGTCACCGAGCGCTACCGCCGGGTGCATTTCACCGACGGCGGTCTGCTGCGGGCGATCGGCGTACATCCGACGATGTGGGTGCGGCTGTGGTTCGACAACGCCGGCAAGCCGCACCAGCGCGCGTACACGCTGGTCGATCCGGACGTCGAGGCCGGCACGTTCAGCCTGGAGTTCGCGCTGCACGACGGCTGCGCGAGCGACTGGTCCAGGAAGGCCGAGCCTGGCGACACCATCGAGGCAACCGTGCAGGGGACCGGGTTCGAGGTGCCGGACCCGCTGCCGCCGCGGATGCTGGTGATCGGCGATCCGGCGTCGTTGCCCGCGATCAACTCGCTGCTCGCGGTCGCCCCGAAGCTGCCCGCGACGATCTGGTTCGAGACCACCCACGACCTCGACCACGAGCTCCCGTTCCGGATCGATCCCGCACATCACGAGCTCCGCAAGGTCCCGCGGCCGACGATGGTCGAGAACGTGAAGGCCGAGCTGAAGAACGAGATCAGCCCCGACTCGTTCGTCTGGATCGCGTGCGACACCGCGACCACGCGCACGCTGACGTCGTACATCCTGAAGGACCTCGCCGTACCGAAGCATCGCGTGAAGTCCCTCGGCTACTGGAAGGCCGCGTAG
- a CDS encoding GNAT family N-acetyltransferase gives MITPLDLTDRTLAERLLAIQHAAYAVEAELIGFDGIPPLQEDLAGLMRSTEHWLGRYDGSTLVGAVAYEFPDDDTIEIARLIVDPAHARRGHGKALLDHLDQAEPRPVSLVSTGSANAPAVNLYKSRGYTETGQVEVAPGIYVTQFSRGS, from the coding sequence GTGATCACGCCGCTAGACCTGACCGACCGCACGCTCGCCGAGCGTCTGCTCGCGATCCAGCACGCCGCGTACGCCGTGGAGGCCGAGCTGATCGGCTTCGACGGCATCCCGCCACTGCAGGAAGACCTGGCCGGACTCATGCGGTCGACAGAACACTGGCTCGGCCGGTACGACGGAAGCACGCTGGTCGGCGCCGTCGCGTACGAGTTCCCGGACGACGACACGATCGAGATCGCCCGCCTGATCGTCGACCCGGCACACGCCCGCCGCGGTCACGGCAAGGCCCTGCTCGACCACCTCGACCAGGCAGAACCGCGACCGGTCAGCCTGGTCTCGACCGGCTCGGCCAACGCACCGGCGGTCAACCTCTACAAATCCCGCGGCTACACGGAGACCGGCCAGGTAGAAGTTGCCCCCGGCATCTACGTCACCCAGTTCAGTCGCGGGTCCTGA
- a CDS encoding TMEM175 family protein: MSNQSDLAETNRLEAFSDGVFAIAITLLVLELHSPELEEGQRLWPALLDEWPQFAAYLTSFAILGIMWVNHHSMFRQIQRADRGLMFLNLLLLLWTTLLPFPTSLFAEHLEDDSINANVAAAVYSANLTLAAIAFSLIWWYVLRHHLVEHEMTKREMRRSLLRYSMGTVVYGATIGISFISAQATLLIVFLLALYYAFEQVRTRD, encoded by the coding sequence GTGAGCAATCAGTCTGATCTTGCGGAGACCAATCGCCTGGAAGCGTTCAGCGACGGCGTCTTCGCGATCGCGATCACCCTTCTCGTGCTGGAGCTGCACAGTCCCGAGCTCGAGGAGGGCCAGCGGCTGTGGCCGGCCCTGCTGGACGAGTGGCCGCAGTTCGCGGCGTACCTGACCAGCTTCGCGATCCTCGGCATCATGTGGGTCAACCACCACTCGATGTTCCGCCAGATCCAGCGTGCCGATCGCGGGCTGATGTTCCTCAACCTGCTGCTGTTGCTGTGGACGACGTTGCTGCCGTTCCCGACCAGCCTGTTCGCCGAGCATCTCGAGGACGACTCGATCAACGCGAACGTCGCGGCCGCGGTCTACAGCGCGAACCTGACGCTGGCGGCGATCGCCTTCAGCCTGATCTGGTGGTACGTGCTGCGCCATCACCTGGTCGAGCACGAGATGACCAAGCGCGAGATGCGCCGGTCACTGCTGCGGTACTCGATGGGCACGGTGGTCTACGGGGCGACGATCGGCATCTCGTTCATCTCCGCGCAGGCGACCCTGCTGATCGTGTTCCTGCTGGCGCTGTACTACGCCTTCGAACAGGTCAGGACCCGCGACTGA
- the sthA gene encoding Si-specific NAD(P)(+) transhydrogenase yields the protein MFDYDLVVIGSGPGGQKAAIAGAKLGKRVAVVERISMLGGVCVNTGTIPSKTLREAVLYLTGMALRDLYGASYRVKSEITIADLMARTQHVVGREVEVVRSQLLRNHVELLHGTASFVDPNTVQVTGTGRGETSTVTAEKIVIATGTRPARPRQIEFDDRHVLDSDAILKLEKVPGSMVVVGAGVIGIEYASMFAALGTRVTVVEKRDRMLEFCDPEVVESLKFHLRDQAVTFRFGEEVERVEVSERGTVTSLASGKRIPAEMVMYSAGRQGVTDALNLEAAGLEADARGRIKVDEHYRTTVEHIYAVGDVIGFPALAANSMDQGRLAAYHAFGEPARELAGLQPIGIYTIPEVSYCGATEEELTRSSVPYEVGVSRYRELARGQILGDTYGMLKLLVSTEDRTLLGVHVFGTNATDLVHIGQAIMGCGGTVDYLVDTVLNYPTLSEAYKVAALDVTNKIRALDAFRTDYSDGREQSV from the coding sequence ATGTTCGACTACGACCTCGTGGTGATCGGGTCCGGCCCGGGCGGGCAGAAGGCCGCGATCGCCGGCGCGAAACTCGGCAAGCGGGTGGCAGTCGTCGAGCGGATCTCGATGCTCGGCGGCGTCTGCGTCAACACCGGCACGATTCCGTCCAAGACACTGCGCGAGGCCGTCCTCTACCTGACCGGGATGGCGCTGCGCGACCTGTACGGCGCGAGCTACCGGGTGAAGTCCGAGATCACGATCGCCGACTTGATGGCCCGGACCCAGCATGTGGTCGGCCGCGAGGTCGAAGTGGTCCGGTCCCAACTGCTCCGCAACCACGTCGAACTGCTGCACGGTACGGCGAGCTTCGTCGACCCGAACACGGTCCAGGTGACCGGGACAGGGCGCGGCGAGACCAGCACGGTCACGGCCGAGAAGATCGTGATCGCCACTGGCACCAGGCCGGCGCGGCCGCGGCAGATCGAGTTCGACGACCGGCACGTGCTCGACTCCGACGCGATCCTGAAGCTCGAGAAGGTGCCGGGCTCGATGGTCGTGGTCGGCGCCGGAGTGATCGGGATCGAGTACGCATCGATGTTCGCCGCACTCGGGACCCGGGTGACCGTGGTCGAGAAGCGCGACCGGATGCTGGAGTTCTGCGATCCGGAGGTGGTCGAGTCGCTCAAGTTCCACCTCCGCGACCAGGCGGTCACCTTCCGGTTCGGCGAAGAGGTCGAGCGGGTCGAGGTCTCCGAACGCGGCACGGTCACCTCGCTGGCCAGCGGCAAGCGGATCCCGGCCGAGATGGTGATGTACTCCGCCGGCCGCCAGGGCGTCACCGACGCGCTCAACCTCGAGGCGGCCGGGCTCGAGGCGGACGCGCGCGGCCGGATCAAGGTCGACGAGCATTACCGGACCACGGTCGAGCACATCTACGCCGTCGGCGACGTGATCGGCTTCCCGGCACTCGCCGCGAACAGCATGGATCAGGGCCGGCTCGCGGCGTACCACGCTTTCGGTGAACCGGCCCGCGAGCTGGCGGGGCTGCAACCGATCGGCATCTACACGATCCCCGAGGTCTCGTACTGCGGTGCGACCGAGGAGGAGCTGACCCGCTCCTCGGTGCCGTACGAGGTCGGTGTCTCGCGGTACCGCGAACTGGCCCGCGGGCAGATTCTCGGCGACACGTACGGGATGCTCAAGCTGCTCGTCTCGACCGAGGACCGCACGCTGCTCGGCGTGCACGTGTTCGGCACCAACGCGACCGACCTGGTCCACATCGGCCAGGCGATCATGGGCTGCGGCGGGACCGTCGATTACCTGGTCGACACCGTCCTGAACTACCCGACACTCTCCGAGGCGTACAAGGTCGCCGCGCTCGACGTCACCAACAAGATCCGGGCCCTCGATGCCTTCAGGACGGATTACTCTGACGGGCGTGAGCAATCAGTCTGA
- a CDS encoding alpha-N-arabinofuranosidase, whose amino-acid sequence MPAAKLTIDPAFTIAPVNRRTFGTFVEHMGRCVYTGIYEPGHATADEDGFRKDVLELTRELGVSVVRYPGGNFVSGYRWEDGVGPRDERPRRLDLAWHSVETNEFGLDEFSRWCAKAGLEPMMALNLGTRGVQEALDLLEYSNHPGGTALSDLREQHGGSPYGIKLWCLGNELDGPWQVGHKTPTEYGRLAAETARVMRMVEPDLQLVACGSSSSAMPLFGTWERDVLRETYDFVDYISCHAYYSNDDGDTASFLASAVNMDRFIDAVVATADHVGAELKSSKKIGISFDEWNVWYKDRSRRTDGPQDQWEVAPRRIEDEYNATDAVVVGNLLISLLRHSDRVGVACLAQLANVIAPIMTEPGGPAWRQPTFHPFAITSRLAAGQVLRVQTDSPMTTTEKYGDVAAVDAVATYDEGRVAIFAVNRSTDGPIEVTIDVSRTGVTTIGEALIMHAEDPLATNSATDPDHVVPQQLEAVSLVDGQLTVTLPAISWTAVSLSTD is encoded by the coding sequence GTGCCCGCTGCCAAACTGACCATCGACCCTGCGTTCACGATCGCGCCCGTGAACCGCCGTACCTTCGGGACGTTCGTCGAACACATGGGCCGGTGTGTCTACACCGGCATCTACGAACCCGGCCACGCGACCGCCGACGAGGACGGCTTCCGCAAGGACGTCCTCGAACTGACCCGTGAGCTCGGCGTCTCCGTGGTCCGCTACCCCGGCGGCAACTTCGTCTCCGGTTACCGCTGGGAGGACGGCGTCGGCCCGCGGGACGAGCGGCCCCGCCGGCTCGACCTGGCCTGGCACAGCGTCGAGACCAACGAGTTCGGGCTGGACGAGTTCAGCCGCTGGTGCGCGAAGGCCGGCCTCGAGCCGATGATGGCGCTCAACCTCGGGACGCGCGGCGTCCAGGAGGCGCTCGACCTGCTCGAGTACTCGAACCACCCGGGCGGTACGGCGTTGTCCGACCTGCGCGAGCAGCACGGCGGATCGCCGTACGGGATCAAGCTGTGGTGTCTCGGCAACGAACTCGACGGTCCGTGGCAGGTCGGCCACAAGACACCGACCGAGTACGGGCGGCTCGCGGCCGAGACCGCGCGGGTGATGCGGATGGTCGAGCCCGATCTCCAGTTGGTCGCGTGTGGTTCCTCGTCGTCCGCGATGCCGCTGTTCGGCACGTGGGAGCGTGACGTGCTGCGCGAGACGTACGACTTCGTCGACTACATCTCGTGCCACGCGTACTACAGCAACGACGACGGGGACACCGCCTCGTTCCTGGCCTCCGCGGTGAATATGGACCGCTTCATCGATGCGGTGGTTGCGACCGCGGACCATGTCGGCGCGGAGCTCAAGAGCAGCAAGAAGATCGGCATCTCGTTCGACGAGTGGAACGTCTGGTACAAGGACCGGTCCCGCCGTACCGACGGCCCGCAGGACCAGTGGGAGGTGGCGCCGCGACGGATCGAGGACGAGTACAACGCCACCGATGCCGTTGTCGTCGGCAACCTTCTGATCTCGTTGCTCCGGCACAGCGACCGGGTCGGGGTTGCGTGCCTGGCCCAGCTCGCGAACGTGATCGCCCCGATCATGACCGAGCCGGGTGGGCCGGCCTGGCGGCAGCCGACGTTCCACCCGTTCGCGATTACGTCCCGGCTGGCGGCCGGTCAGGTCCTCCGGGTCCAGACCGACTCACCGATGACCACGACAGAGAAGTACGGCGACGTTGCCGCCGTCGACGCGGTCGCGACGTACGACGAGGGCCGGGTCGCGATCTTCGCCGTCAACCGGTCGACCGACGGCCCGATCGAGGTCACGATCGACGTCAGCCGCACCGGTGTCACCACCATCGGCGAGGCGCTGATCATGCACGCCGAGGACCCCCTGGCCACGAACTCGGCCACCGACCCCGACCACGTCGTCCCGCAACAGCTCGAGGCGGTCAGCCTGGTCGACGGCCAACTGACCGTTACGCTCCCGGCCATCAGCTGGACAGCTGTTTCGCTGTCGACTGACTGA
- a CDS encoding carbohydrate ABC transporter permease: MTTTTMPTARRSAEPTTGPAGGGPSKPRWTFAGTASAVGAVILAVVWLVPLLWALDTSLKPEPETTRTPITWFPQAPTTDAYRSVIDQGDLIRWFLNSTIVSILVTVLTLFVSVLAAYGLSRTTFPGRRLLYGLIIAGILVPPQVLIVPLFQEMTGLGLVDTYWGIVLPQVVEPVMVFVLKKFFDGISRDYEDAARVDGASRWRIVWSVMVPMSRPILVAVGIFTFIGAWNNFLWPFIVTTDPSMMTIPVGLANVQGSYGLRYAQIMASAVLGGLPLLIIYALFQRHVVRGVGDAGIKG, encoded by the coding sequence ATGACGACCACGACGATGCCGACCGCACGGCGGTCGGCCGAGCCCACGACCGGGCCTGCCGGCGGCGGTCCGTCGAAACCGCGCTGGACCTTCGCCGGAACCGCGAGCGCCGTCGGCGCGGTGATCCTGGCGGTCGTCTGGCTCGTTCCGTTGCTCTGGGCCCTCGACACCTCGCTGAAGCCCGAGCCGGAGACCACTCGCACCCCGATCACCTGGTTCCCCCAGGCGCCGACCACGGACGCCTATCGCAGCGTGATCGACCAGGGCGATCTGATCCGCTGGTTCCTGAACAGCACGATCGTCTCGATCCTCGTGACCGTCCTGACGCTGTTCGTGTCCGTCCTCGCGGCGTACGGCCTGTCCCGTACGACGTTCCCGGGCCGGCGCCTGCTGTACGGGCTGATCATCGCCGGCATCCTGGTGCCGCCGCAGGTGCTGATCGTGCCGTTGTTCCAGGAGATGACCGGACTCGGGCTGGTCGACACCTACTGGGGCATCGTGCTGCCGCAGGTGGTCGAACCGGTGATGGTGTTCGTGCTGAAGAAGTTCTTCGACGGCATCTCCCGCGACTACGAGGACGCGGCCCGGGTCGACGGCGCCTCCCGGTGGCGGATCGTCTGGAGCGTGATGGTGCCGATGTCGCGGCCGATCCTGGTTGCCGTCGGCATCTTCACGTTCATCGGGGCCTGGAACAACTTCCTCTGGCCCTTCATCGTGACCACCGACCCGTCAATGATGACGATCCCGGTCGGCCTGGCCAATGTGCAGGGCTCGTACGGCCTGCGCTACGCCCAGATCATGGCGTCCGCCGTGCTGGGCGGGCTTCCCCTGCTGATCATCTACGCCCTGTTCCAGCGCCACGTCGTCCGTGGAGTCGGAGACGCGGGGATCAAGGGCTAG